GATAGGCCTTTCCTCTCTCTGCAGTACCGTAGACGCCATACCGGAAATTGTAAGAAGCGGTAAGGAAGTCATTGTAGTCCTGGTCCCCTGCAATTTCATGTTCAATTGTACTCGTAGCGCCGCTTACACGCACACTTCGTTCGACCCATTTCCGGTTTTTATGGTCGAAGGTGTGGGTGCGCATCCTTGAATCTTTTCCAATCTTAACCCGCTCCTCAAAGGAGAGCGACCTAAGGCGGCTGCCTTCGTCAAGTTCCTCCATGACGGCGCGATATGTGTCTGTGCGATAGCGGGTTATAAATCCGGTAAAGCCCACGGTCTCTCCCTGCAGGGTGGATATATACTGCCCCTTCTCCGGGCCGCGGGCAAAAGTCATCTTCACCACAGCGACCTTGCGGAGAAACCAGAAGGCAATGTTGTAATGAAGTTCTTCGCCGGCAAATGTTTCACCAATATGTTTTTTTTGGGTAGTCTGGCCGCTTACCGGGGTTTGGGCAAATACCATAGACCGGTAAAGAGGCAACCCGGCAATAAATGGCAACCCGGCCAGCAGTCTAAGAAAGTATCTTCGTGTGATTGTGCCGTTCATCATGGTTTCTCCTAACTGTTTATGGTGCTGCAAACTTCTTTTTAGCCACGTATTGTCTAATCCACAGGTACTTTCAAAGCAGTGTTTTTTAAAACCGCAGATCATTACAGAAAGAATAAATACTGTCTGCACATAAAATAAATTGTATCGCCATTATTGTCATGTGAGTCCAAAGGGAAGAAGTCGAAAATTTCATAGTTGCTCCCTGCATCTGCATTAGTATATCATCTTCAAGAATATCAATGAAATATAAAAAGGAAAATGTGTGTGGACGGAGGAACATTCTTCAATAGGGATGAGTTTATCTACAAAGATGCTGCATTCTTGTATGAAGGGTGTCTGCTTTTTTTTGGGGAAAAACGCTTTTGGGTTTCAAGAGGTTAATTTAAGTATGCTGATATGGCCGCAGTGGAGTAGCCCCAGTTTTTAGCCGGACGCTGATATAACCAAAATAAAATGTAAGTTATTTATTTAGAAAGTGCGCCCAGCAGGAGTCGAACCTGCAACCTTTGGATTCGTAGTCCATTAATATATATATTCAATGTATTTTCACAAAGTATCACTTGACATCATTAGTGTATTAATTATAATATATTACATGATATTTACAGCATTTAACAACAGTTATAAATTCACTCAAAATCACAGTAAATATTTTTCAGGGGTAGCATGGGGGGTAGCACGAGAAAAGTCTATGGAGGTATATTTTGAAGAAACCTAAGAAAGAATATTCCGACAATACAAAGAGACAGGCGACGCAATATCCGGGAGTATATCAACGGCGATCTGAAAAGACTCATGGTATGATGGATACCTGCTTTGACATCTCTTATAAGAAAGACGGAAAAAAGACATGGGAAAAGGTGGGCTGGGCTTCCGATGGTTACAC
This genomic window from Pseudomonadota bacterium contains:
- a CDS encoding DUF3108 domain-containing protein gives rise to the protein MMNGTITRRYFLRLLAGLPFIAGLPLYRSMVFAQTPVSGQTTQKKHIGETFAGEELHYNIAFWFLRKVAVVKMTFARGPEKGQYISTLQGETVGFTGFITRYRTDTYRAVMEELDEGSRLRSLSFEERVKIGKDSRMRTHTFDHKNRKWVERSVRVSGATSTIEHEIAGDQDYNDFLTASYNFRYGVYGTAERGKAYRIPVFPKETVTAYDVKIASKTEEDRIRERDSVLDGSEYRIELNMDPEVLQSEKGLIKGWLAKELYPVEGIMEDVFLFGDVHGTLIKRVKP